The window TGCCATTTGCACCGGCACCGCGAAAGTAGGACGGACTTTAGTCTGTCCAGACCAACTGGACAGACTAAAGTCCGTCCTACTTTCGCAGTGCAAACCAAAAGGCGGAGTCGAGCCACGCGCTCAACTCCGCCTTTCGTTCATTTCACAGCTTCAGCCATGCCAGCTTGAAGTTTCTTTAGTTGTTGCCCCGCGTTGGCATTGTGCCACCGCCACTGCTGCTCGAACGTTCCGGTGCCGGCGCGGAAATCGTGGCCGCCGGAGCGCTGGTAATCGTCGAAGGCGCGGAAGTTGAAACGCTGCGCGAACCAAAGCCGCCGCTGTCAATGCCGCGGCTTTCGGCGCTACGGCCAAAGCCGTTATCAATGCCGCGGTTGGACGGGATTTCGCGACGAATCGGTTCGCGATCATTCCCAGTCACGACCCGCGCGGGCAACCCGCCAGCGACTACGCCGCCACCATTGTTGTTATTGTTTCCATTTGGATAGTAGTAAGGATAGCCGCCGTAGAACGGATTGTACCAATAGCAATCCGCCCAATTGCGATAAAAGCCGAAGCCGTAGGGCGAGGTCAGGAAGCCGCGATACGGCACAAAGGTGTAGCAGCCGTAAAACGCGTTATAAAACCAGCCGCCTGACAACAGGCTATTCTGCCGCAACGATGACAGATTCGCGGCCACCAGCGTTTGGGCGCGGTTGAAGCTCCAGGCGTCGAAGCTATCTATCGCGTCTTTGTCCACTTTGGCGAGTTCGGGTTTCTCATTGCCGCCCGTCAGACGCACGAGTTTGCCGCGCTTGATCTTTGCGTTGGCTTGATCGGCTAGCGCAACGTCGCGCAAGCCCAAATACGCTTCGCCCTGCCGCACGGCCACCCAGGTCGCCGCCGTTTTCGCGTCAATGCGAAGCAGCGTGGATTCCTTGGTGATGGAAAGCGGGCCATTGGGTGTCAGCACTTCAATCGGCGCTTTCTTGTCAATTTGACCGATCTCAACGATGGCCGAGCCTTTGAGCAACTCAAAGCGCGTTTCGCTGAAGCTAGTGTTGATGGCCTTCACTTCAGTGTTTTCATCCAGTCGTAAATACGAACCGGGGTTGAGCAGGATTTCAGCGCGGCTATTGGCGTCGGTGCTCAGTTGGTCGCCATCGCGCAACTGTGTGCCCAGAGATGCGCGCCCGGCCTTGCCGTCTTCGCTATCGTGCCGCAAAACGTGCACGATGCCATCGGCGCGATTGACGAATCCTGCTTTACTGGAAATCAGGTGTTGTGCACTGGCAGTGCCAGATACGGCCAGCATTAAGCTGAGCAGCAAACCAACCGTGGCATAAGAGATTCTTTGTTTCATCTGCGGCCTCCAATCGGAAAACGTGATTGTTCGTTGGGACGCGCCATAGATTCACATCCTGGCAACTCTGC is drawn from Acidobacteriota bacterium and contains these coding sequences:
- a CDS encoding FecR domain-containing protein; this encodes MKQRISYATVGLLLSLMLAVSGTASAQHLISSKAGFVNRADGIVHVLRHDSEDGKAGRASLGTQLRDGDQLSTDANSRAEILLNPGSYLRLDENTEVKAINTSFSETRFELLKGSAIVEIGQIDKKAPIEVLTPNGPLSITKESTLLRIDAKTAATWVAVRQGEAYLGLRDVALADQANAKIKRGKLVRLTGGNEKPELAKVDKDAIDSFDAWSFNRAQTLVAANLSSLRQNSLLSGGWFYNAFYGCYTFVPYRGFLTSPYGFGFYRNWADCYWYNPFYGGYPYYYPNGNNNNNGGGVVAGGLPARVVTGNDREPIRREIPSNRGIDNGFGRSAESRGIDSGGFGSRSVSTSAPSTITSAPAATISAPAPERSSSSGGGTMPTRGNN